The Aneurinibacillus uraniidurans genome segment CTCCTGTTATTAGTGGAACAGCTTTAGATTCAGGGATGAAGGCAGATGTTTTTACGTACTATAAATTCATTTGGCTGCAAATTGTAACAGGGCTTTTGTTACTTGGCTTTTTGTATAAAATGATCGCAAAAGGATATGTAATTCCAGCGAGCTACATTAACATTCCACTTTTGCTCATGTTCGTTTTTACATCGCTTTCTGGGATGCTCGCAGAAAATAAGATGATTGCAATGTTTGGTCAATATAATCGACATGAAGGTACACTTACATATCTCATCTATTTTACATTGTTTTTTATTGCCGCTAACATCCTGTACACAGAGAAACGCGTTCAGATGCTGGTGTATGCTACTTACTCTCTTTTACTTGTGAACGTTTGTCTGGGAATTGCATATTTTTATGGGGCGAATCTTTTAGACAATGCATTTGTTAGAGGACTTTTACTGCCTTCCGGTATAGATCAGCAATCGATAAACGGCTTTTTTAATAGCACTATTAACAACCCCAACTATGTAAGTGGGATTGGTGGCACGCTTACGGTCTTATTTTTGGCTAAAGCTATGTTTTCTCATAGTGTAAAAGAAAAAGTGTTTGATCTGTTAGGGGCATGTTTCGGTTTTACTTTGGTATTAACATCGCTTTCGACAAGTGGTTTTTTCACGACTGTAGTTATGATTCCTGTTTTAATCCTGTTGCTTGCATTTGGTCGTCGGAAAAAAGAAGGGATTATAGTACTGGCAGTAGCAGCTCTTCTGTTTTCTAGTATTTTTTCTATTCTTGCGAAACATAATCCTCGAGTATGGAATGAAAGTCTTGGATTTTTCCTTGGTTCATCTGAGAAGAAAATTAGTATGGAGCTATATAAAGAGGGGACAGAAGAGGGTAATCGAGTTAATTTGGAGCAGTCACTTTTTGGCGTTCAGGTAGCATCGGCAGCAGCTGATGCCAATACAGAAGATGAATTTAATCTTCCGCCACAGCAATGGTCGGCCGGAACAGGGCGTACGTATATTTGGTCAAAAACACTGGAACTTGTAAAGCAACATCCGATTCTTGGACTCGGAATGGATACGCTAGCGTATCATTTTCCGCAGGATGATCCGTATAAAAATTCTGGACTTAATGATGCAAATACCATTGTAGACAAGCCACACAATATGTACATCGGAATGGCCTACGGTTCCGGAGGAATTGTGTTGCTAGCCTTTTTATTTATGGGGCTTCAACATATTTGGCGCAATCTTGTACTGATCAAGAATAAAATTGACACAGAGCGTACCGGCTTACTAGCTGCTCTATTTGCCGGATGGTGCGCATATCTTGTTCAGGCACTATTTAATGACTCGATTATTGGTACAGGATTTATTTTCTGGACTCTGTTTGGTGTGGGAGTAGCGTTGATGCGTCAGGAAGAAAGGGAAAAAGAATCTGTCTAAAAAATTTGAGAGTAGCTGCAACTTTTTAGAAATAACATCGTCTAATTATGTGTAAGTTAGAAAAGAGATCAGAAGATAAGGGATTCGGCCTGAGAATTTTCTTGAAGAAAAAATTTTCGAGACTGTGCAACCTTTTCGATTCTACCTCGTCTAACAAGTATAGAAGGAAGCACAATGGTGTCTTCTATTCTAAAAAGCAATGAGCTAGAACTGTAAAATTCGGTATTTACTTCATAGAGAAAGCAATGTATACTTTCCTATGTGAGAATCGAATCTAGTAGATTCTGGCAAATGCAATTCTTCATCTTATTCTGGTTCATAGCCACTCGCAAGCAGAAACAGATAAAGAGCTCTACTCCAGCGGGAGAGATGAAGATACATATGGAGGCGGGCTCAAAAGATAGACAATACTCTCAACCGAAAATAGCGAAATATGTCCTTCAGGTGAAGGAATGCACGGAAGCACGTATTTCGTAAATCATATTTTAGGAGGAAAAGCGAAATGAACAAAATGTTAAAAGTTCTTTCCACAACAGCGTTATTAGCTTCTGTTGCAGCTCCGTTTGCTGCACCAGTAAGCGCGAAAAGTGTAAATGGTATCGACCGTATTGCTGCGGTAGATAAAGATTTTAATTTCCACGGAGCATCAACTGTTCCAAACCTCAGCGTTAAGGAAGATAGCGATTTTGCTGGTGACTTCGCTTCTGGCGATACTTTCCGTCTTGCTCTTTCTACAGGAGCTGAGTGGAATTACTCTGACAGTGCTTGGACTCCTGTTGCCGGTGGTAAAGCACAAGTAAAGAAAATCAGTGATTCTACGTTAGAAGTTCAAGTAACGGCTACTGGTGCAACAGCAGGTGTTGATGCGCTTCAAATCCCTATGGATGTTAAATTAGATGGTGCATCTGGTGAGCTGACAGTTAAAGTTGATGGACGCGATAGTGCTGTAACTGGTGGAAGTTACACATACGCTGTTGCTTCTAATGGCAAAACAGTTGCTGTAGCTGAAGATGTTAAAACTATCGGTAAAAACGGTACCCTTGGTACTATTCGTATCGATGAAACAGCTATCGGTGCTGTATCTGGTAACCACACTATCAAATTGAAAGCTCCGTCTGGCTATATCTTCACGGGTGCTACTGCATCTTTCGGTGGTGATTATACAGGTTCTGGATTAGGAACTATTACTGCTAGTGATCGCGAGATTACTATCCCTGTTAATTTGAACGTTTCTACAGCAAATCGTGGTTCTATCTACATCGTACCAACTATCAAAGTAGACACAGCTAATCCTGGCGATATCGTAGTATCTGTAAGTGGTACAGCTGGATCTGGTTCTAAGGGATCTATTTCCGATGCTGATGTAACTCCAGGTAAATATGCAGATTGGGACGGAAACCTGAAAATTGATGAAGTGAAGGAAATCGTTTCAGGTAAAGTTGATGACATCAAAACTGGTGAAATCACACTTAAAGAAAATGTTCCAGGTTCTTTCCTTGCTAACCGTGACATTGATGTAGAACTGCCAAGCTGGGTAAAAGTTGTTGGCGTAACAGGTTTCGATAATACTAATGCTCCTGGAACAAAAGCTGCTTTTACTTCAATTGACGGTAAAAAATCTAAGCTTACTATTACAATGGGAGATAAAACTTCCACTACTAGCAAGCAAGAGATTAAATTCAAACTTCAATTGAGTGTTCAAGCAGATAAAGCAGGCGATATCGAAGCTGAATTCAAAGGTGCAGGTCTTTCTGGTCAAAAATTAGTTATTGCTAAAGCAGTAGCTCCAGTTTCAGCATCTGTTGAAAAAGTGGAAAATGTAAAAATCGGTACACAAGCACAATCAGTTGGCGATCTTGTAATTACAGAAAACAAAAAAGAAGCTATTGAGAAGAGTGCAGAATCTTTCAAAACAACTTTAAGTGGAGCTGCTGGAACTAGCTCACAGACACTTGATGTAGATACTCCAACTACTGGGGTTGTCACTGTTTCCCTTCCAGCTGGCGTAAGTTTTGCTAAATTGCCGACAGTTGAAGTTGTAGATGGAAATGGTGAAATTGAAAAAGATGGTGTGTCTCGTAAAGATAACAACGGTACACCGAATGGTAAACTCGTACTTCAGGTTAAATCAGAAAGTACTAAACCTATGAAAATCAAACTTTCTGGCATTCAATTGACTGTAGACCGTACAGTTCCAGAAGGTGACATCGAAGCGAAAATCGGTGGTAGCGCAATCGTGGAGAATGCTGCAACTGATACAGTAAAAGCAGGTCAATTTGATACTGGCACAGCTGCTAAAGTTGTTCTGGCTAAAACTGTAACTCCAGCTCCAGCTGATACTACAGCTTCTAACATTGTATTCAAACTGAACAGCAAAACATTCACTATTGATGGCAAGGAAGTTACAATGGATGCTGCTCCGCTTGTAGCTTGGGACCGTGCATTCCTGCCAGTTCGTTTTGCTGCTAACGCGTTGAACGTATCTGATGACAACATCATCTGGGATGATAAAACAAGCACAGCTACAATCTTCAAAGGCGATCGCGTAGTTGTTGCTAAAGTTGGCGACAAGTTCCTGACTGTAAACGGCGCGAAAGTTCCGATGGATGTACCAGTATACCGTAGCAAAGCTACAAACGATCGTGTTATGATTCCAGTTCGTTACCTGTCTAATGCTCTGGGTGCGGATATTCAATGGAATCAAGAAACTAACGAAATTACAATCAAAACTGCAAAGTAAGATTGATAATTTTATAAAAAGAACTCCCATTAAGGGAGTTCTTTTTCCTTATAAATAATTTTTAAGGGGAATTGGGATATGAAAAAAATACCTGCATTTGTATTATCAAGTGCATTCCTATTGGCATTAACTGCACCTGTTTATGCTGATCAATCTCAAATAAATAAAGACCAAATTTCTTCTGTACAGCAACAACAGACACTTACGTATGAACAAGCAGTTGATAAGGCCTTTAAAGCAAGTAACGTATTGAAGAACTCTGAGATGGATATTGATCGTTCATATGAGATTCGTGAAAAGGTAGGCGATTCAGTTAAATATACTCCTACAGGTCCTGGGAATGGGGCTGGGGATGCATATGGTATTGGTGCTTTGAAGGGACTGGCACAAGCGGATATGGCTTGGGATTTAAATAAAAAAAATTATGAGCTTACTAAAGACCATATCGCATATACTGTAAAGCAAGCATATAATAATGTTTTACAAGGACAAAAACAATTAGAATTAGCTAAAGCTTCTTTAGATAATCAAGCATTGCAGACAACGATTATTCGAACTAAAGTAGAGTATGGAACGGCAAGTAGTTTTGATTTAACTCAGGAAGAAAATAAATTACAAGCAGCTGAAGAACGGGTAAAGTTAGCAACAAAAGCGTTACAAGATTCTTATGAAAAATTTAACAACTTACTTAATTTGCCTAAGGATACACGTCTTGTACTCACGGATGAACCTAAGTTCACAACTTTTGCACAAACTGAAGAACAGATGGAGCAACATGTACGTGATATTATAACAAGTAGTACAGCCGTATGGGCTGCTGAGCAACAGGTCAAGCTGAAACAGTTAGATATAGATCTATATACGTACAATGTTCAGGGCTCAACCCCGTATAAGGCGGCAGAGATCGATGTACAGAAAGCTTCTAATAACGCAGAAGATACAAAGAAGAATCTTGCTAATGGAATCAGGAGTATATATTTAAATATTAAACAGCTTGAAAATCGCTACCAAGAATTAAATGTTGATTTAGCTAATGCGCAGAAAACACAACA includes the following:
- a CDS encoding O-antigen ligase family protein, with product MSTKQKLSIDQMLNLEGQKSVDRMLTGLLFFMLIFVPLLTRVAVIDFASPVISGTALDSGMKADVFTYYKFIWLQIVTGLLLLGFLYKMIAKGYVIPASYINIPLLLMFVFTSLSGMLAENKMIAMFGQYNRHEGTLTYLIYFTLFFIAANILYTEKRVQMLVYATYSLLLVNVCLGIAYFYGANLLDNAFVRGLLLPSGIDQQSINGFFNSTINNPNYVSGIGGTLTVLFLAKAMFSHSVKEKVFDLLGACFGFTLVLTSLSTSGFFTTVVMIPVLILLLAFGRRKKEGIIVLAVAALLFSSIFSILAKHNPRVWNESLGFFLGSSEKKISMELYKEGTEEGNRVNLEQSLFGVQVASAAADANTEDEFNLPPQQWSAGTGRTYIWSKTLELVKQHPILGLGMDTLAYHFPQDDPYKNSGLNDANTIVDKPHNMYIGMAYGSGGIVLLAFLFMGLQHIWRNLVLIKNKIDTERTGLLAALFAGWCAYLVQALFNDSIIGTGFIFWTLFGVGVALMRQEEREKESV
- a CDS encoding copper amine oxidase N-terminal domain-containing protein — encoded protein: MNKMLKVLSTTALLASVAAPFAAPVSAKSVNGIDRIAAVDKDFNFHGASTVPNLSVKEDSDFAGDFASGDTFRLALSTGAEWNYSDSAWTPVAGGKAQVKKISDSTLEVQVTATGATAGVDALQIPMDVKLDGASGELTVKVDGRDSAVTGGSYTYAVASNGKTVAVAEDVKTIGKNGTLGTIRIDETAIGAVSGNHTIKLKAPSGYIFTGATASFGGDYTGSGLGTITASDREITIPVNLNVSTANRGSIYIVPTIKVDTANPGDIVVSVSGTAGSGSKGSISDADVTPGKYADWDGNLKIDEVKEIVSGKVDDIKTGEITLKENVPGSFLANRDIDVELPSWVKVVGVTGFDNTNAPGTKAAFTSIDGKKSKLTITMGDKTSTTSKQEIKFKLQLSVQADKAGDIEAEFKGAGLSGQKLVIAKAVAPVSASVEKVENVKIGTQAQSVGDLVITENKKEAIEKSAESFKTTLSGAAGTSSQTLDVDTPTTGVVTVSLPAGVSFAKLPTVEVVDGNGEIEKDGVSRKDNNGTPNGKLVLQVKSESTKPMKIKLSGIQLTVDRTVPEGDIEAKIGGSAIVENAATDTVKAGQFDTGTAAKVVLAKTVTPAPADTTASNIVFKLNSKTFTIDGKEVTMDAAPLVAWDRAFLPVRFAANALNVSDDNIIWDDKTSTATIFKGDRVVVAKVGDKFLTVNGAKVPMDVPVYRSKATNDRVMIPVRYLSNALGADIQWNQETNEITIKTAK
- a CDS encoding TolC family protein; this translates as MKKIPAFVLSSAFLLALTAPVYADQSQINKDQISSVQQQQTLTYEQAVDKAFKASNVLKNSEMDIDRSYEIREKVGDSVKYTPTGPGNGAGDAYGIGALKGLAQADMAWDLNKKNYELTKDHIAYTVKQAYNNVLQGQKQLELAKASLDNQALQTTIIRTKVEYGTASSFDLTQEENKLQAAEERVKLATKALQDSYEKFNNLLNLPKDTRLVLTDEPKFTTFAQTEEQMEQHVRDIITSSTAVWAAEQQVKLKQLDIDLYTYNVQGSTPYKAAEIDVQKASNNAEDTKKNLANGIRSIYLNIKQLENRYQELNVDLANAQKTQQMAQIRYNLGIGIKADVLNADLAVKSKQKDITDVLSQLDVLKVAYDKPWVATGASTSS